Genomic DNA from Magnolia sinica isolate HGM2019 chromosome 4, MsV1, whole genome shotgun sequence:
CAAGGTTAAGTCCAAAGAGAACTAcaaagaaaaaaccaaaaaaaaaaaaaaaaaacataaaaggtCATAAGAGAAGTAATAGACACCATTTTCAGTGTATAGTCTCTCCCCCACTGTCTCAGTCAACTGGAACAAATTAACTTGTGAGCATAGACGTCCCCATTGGCCTCAAATCAGTTGTGCAATTATAATGAATCAACTAACTTTATCATTTTACTAATTTATTATTAATTTGTTCATGCTTAATAGTGGGATCAAAGCAATGAAACCCAAATTCCACATATAACATGTGTTCGCACCAATAATAAAACAGGCAATAAGTGGATCCTAGGTCTTGTCTAGTATGTTTGGGTGTTCAATTCAGACAAGTCTGACTCAAGGTTCAGTTGGGCTCCTCTGTGGATAGACAAACCCACGAAGCATGCTTGGAATCCGGATCATCTACTTGCCATAAACAGATAATTCTTCTTTGTTTCAATCTAATTAGGCCACATCATTACACTGTATTTAATGCAATAGTGCTGACAACGTTATCATCTATTCTGCttagaaaatagaaattttctatttgtttCAAGCAGATGATCTGTATTCGCATGTTTAAATTGAGGAAATAAAAAAGCAATTTGAAAGGAAATTGTCACAGATGAAAAAACTGTAGAAAAGAAAATGACCCTTATTTAAGAAAATCTGAATATATGTGCAGAAAAAGGATCCTCAATCAATGTAAACTGTAACATAAGAGAAAATCGAGTTTCTTTcctcaaatttattttatttatttttattaattttatttccaccaatccaaacaatcCTAATTAAAAGATAATCCTAACCTTTAAAATCCAGTGACTATCCAAAGGTAGAATATGGCAATACTCGGAGCTCAAGTGGAGAAGGTTACAAAATTAGTGACTAGGATCTTACAACGTGGAAGAGCTTTTGGGTCAGGGTGCATTCAATTGTAGGACAGATCAGCAGTGTAAACGATGGGTCCCACTTCTCACAAAGCCTCTGAGGGAGGAAAGAGAACCGTATCAACCAAACCAAAAGACAAATATCCTTCCAtcatataaaaattaaataaaaaagataTGGTGGTGATATTATCTATTTGTTTATACATTGTATAATCCTTCCACCCAACTCatcaaaagaaaaagcaaaatccGAATCTTCTACCTTCAACAAGTACatatataagtttgatccaatgCATCCTTTCACcaatccgtctctctctctctctctctctctctctctctctctctctctctctctcatggataCTGAAGCTAACACCCTTTCATCTTCTCTCACGTGCGAATTGAACATCATACGTGCAAAAAACATCGAATTCATACTGCCCGGCAGGATCTTCGTTAGATACTACCTCGTGGGCAAAGCTGGTGAAAGAATCCGTCTAAACAGCCGAGAAATCTCATCCACAGCTGATCCGTACTGGAATGAGCACATCTCATTGGAGTGTTGCGGTGCAGCAAACCCCATGAAGGATCTTAGCCAGCAGAGCGTAGTCTTCGAGCTTCGGTGGAGGAGCACAGCGCCTATCATTGGTAGAATTGTGGGGTCCAAGCTCTTGGGTAGGGCCGAGATCGCATGGAGAGATGTGTTGGGATCGACGGGTATGTCCATGGAGAAGTGGACTACTCTTGCCACACCGGGCACCATGGTTGTCGGTCTCAAGCCACCGGCTCTTCAGCTGGGGATGAAAGTAAGATTGTCAGAGAAGGTAGGACATGTGCATTCAAGAAGAACCGTTGGATCAAAGAGATGTAAGGAATATAGATGTGGGCATGATTCATGTAATGGCGTGGACAATGAGATTTTTGCCCTGGCTGCGGCGCTGGAGGT
This window encodes:
- the LOC131242005 gene encoding uncharacterized protein LOC131242005; protein product: MDTEANTLSSSLTCELNIIRAKNIEFILPGRIFVRYYLVGKAGERIRLNSREISSTADPYWNEHISLECCGAANPMKDLSQQSVVFELRWRSTAPIIGRIVGSKLLGRAEIAWRDVLGSTGMSMEKWTTLATPGTMVVGLKPPALQLGMKVRLSEKVGHVHSRRTVGSKRCKEYRCGHDSCNGVDNEIFALAAALEVI